One Vigna unguiculata cultivar IT97K-499-35 chromosome 7, ASM411807v1, whole genome shotgun sequence genomic region harbors:
- the LOC114190686 gene encoding cytokinin riboside 5'-monophosphate phosphoribohydrolase LOG7-like isoform X1: protein MEETKSKFKRICVYCGSSSGNKASYQEAAVELGEEMVKRRIDLVYGGGSVGLMGLVSQAVHDGGRHVLGVIPRSLMPIEITGEPIGEVRAVSDMHQRKAEMARQADAFIALPGGYGTLEELLEIITWAQLGIHSKPVGLLNVDGFYNSLLCFIDKAVDEGFISPKARRIIVSAPTAKELVRELEEHVPERDEVVSKLVWEERLSYVAESEVAM from the exons ATGGAAGAGACCAAATCCAAGTTCAAGAGGATTTGTGTGTACTGTGGAAGCAGTTCTGGTAACAAAGCCAGTTACCAAGAAGCTGCTGTGGAACTTGGCGAGGAGATG gttAAGAGAAGGATTGATTTGGTCTATGGAGGTGGTAGCGTGGGGTTGATGGGTCTAGTTTCTCAGGCAGTTCATGATGGTGGACGCCATGTTCTGgg TGTTATCCCGAGAAGTCTCATGCCAATTgag ATAACTGGTGAACCTATTGGTGAAGTGAGAGCAGTATCTGATATGCATCAGAGGAAAGCTGAGATGGCTCGTCAAGCTGATGCATTCATTGCCCTTCCTG GGGGATATGGAACACTCGAAGAATTGCTCGAAATCATTACATGGGCTCAGCTTGGAATCCACAGCAAACCG GTGGGTCTGTTGAATGTGGATGGATTTTACAATTCGTTGTTGTGTTTCATTGACAAGGCCGTTGATGAAGGCTTTATTTCTCCAAAGGCACGTCGCATTATCGTGTCAGCCCCCACAGCCAAAGAGTTGGTTAGGGAGCTTGAG GAACATGTGCCTGAACGAGATGAAGTTGTGTCCAAGTTGGTGTGGGAAGAAAGACTGAGTTATGTGGCTGAATCCGAAGTTGCCATGTGA
- the LOC114190686 gene encoding cytokinin riboside 5'-monophosphate phosphoribohydrolase LOG7-like isoform X2 — MIFPCGRGVKRRIDLVYGGGSVGLMGLVSQAVHDGGRHVLGVIPRSLMPIEITGEPIGEVRAVSDMHQRKAEMARQADAFIALPGGYGTLEELLEIITWAQLGIHSKPVGLLNVDGFYNSLLCFIDKAVDEGFISPKARRIIVSAPTAKELVRELEEHVPERDEVVSKLVWEERLSYVAESEVAM, encoded by the exons ATGATTTTTCCCTGTGGTCGAGGG gttAAGAGAAGGATTGATTTGGTCTATGGAGGTGGTAGCGTGGGGTTGATGGGTCTAGTTTCTCAGGCAGTTCATGATGGTGGACGCCATGTTCTGgg TGTTATCCCGAGAAGTCTCATGCCAATTgag ATAACTGGTGAACCTATTGGTGAAGTGAGAGCAGTATCTGATATGCATCAGAGGAAAGCTGAGATGGCTCGTCAAGCTGATGCATTCATTGCCCTTCCTG GGGGATATGGAACACTCGAAGAATTGCTCGAAATCATTACATGGGCTCAGCTTGGAATCCACAGCAAACCG GTGGGTCTGTTGAATGTGGATGGATTTTACAATTCGTTGTTGTGTTTCATTGACAAGGCCGTTGATGAAGGCTTTATTTCTCCAAAGGCACGTCGCATTATCGTGTCAGCCCCCACAGCCAAAGAGTTGGTTAGGGAGCTTGAG GAACATGTGCCTGAACGAGATGAAGTTGTGTCCAAGTTGGTGTGGGAAGAAAGACTGAGTTATGTGGCTGAATCCGAAGTTGCCATGTGA